In Pantoea cypripedii, the DNA window CCGGCAGCGCCGCTTCCATCGCCAGCGAAGACCCCAGCATGCAGCCCACCATCAGACGCATATCCAGTTTCTGCGCTTCTTCCACCATCGCCAGTGCCTCGGTTAATCCGCCGCATTTATCCAGCTTGATGTTGATCATCTCGTAACGATTACGCAGCTGCGCAATGTCTTCCCGCGTGTGGCAACTCTCGTCGGCGCACACCGGAATCGGATGGGTGAAACGTTGTAAATCCTGATCCTGACCCGCCGGTAACGGTTGCTCGACCATCGCGATATTGAAGGGCAGCAGCGCGTTGAGCAGGCTGTGCAAATCCACACCGGACCAGGCTTCGTTGGCATCAATAATCAGCGTGGCATGGGGTGCCGCCGCCCGGATGGCGGCCACTTTTTCGAGGATGTCTTCACGGTTCAGTTTGATTTTCAGCAGGATAGCGCCGCGTGATACCGCATCTTCCGCCGCGGCGGCCATGTTGGCGACCGAATCAAGGCTGAGGGTTTCGGCGGTGATCACCGAAATCGGCTGCTCCTGCTGCGTCAGATGCCAGAAGGATTGCTTCGCCAGCGCCGCATCAAGCCGCCACAGCGCGCAGTCCAGCGCATTACGCGCTGAACCGGCATGCAGGCGGGTTTGCAGATCGACACGGCTGAGGCCCGCTTCAATGTCGGCGCGCAACGCTTCCAGTTCAGCGTTAACGCTTTCCGGCGTTTCGTCGTAGCGCGGCGTGGGGGTGCATTCGCCGCGACCAATAAAGCCGTTCTGCTCCAGAGTCACGCGGATGACCGTCACTGCGGTGCGCGTGCCACGCGATATGGCAAACGGACGCGCCAGCGGCAGCTCCAGCACTTCAATCTGCATACGCCGCATCTTAGCCACGCTCCTTCAGTAACGCGGCGATATCAGCGATACCAAAGCGCACCGGGTCGGTGGCCGGTACGCCAAATTCGGCGCTGACTTCGGCGCAGTAAGCACGCGCTTCTTCTTCGCTGTAATTTGAGGTGTTGATGGCAAAACCTGCCAGCTGTACCGAATCGCTGGTGACGGCAGCCGCGCGGAAGTTAGCGTCCACGCAATCTTTCAGGCTCACCATCGGCTGATGCGGCAGATGACGCATATGCGGGCGGCCCATTTCGTGGCACATCACCAGCCAGTGCGGCTGCGCACCGTGGATCAGGCCCATCGACACACCGGCATAGGACGGGTGGAACAGCGACCCCTGGCCTTCAACGATATCCCAGTGGTCATCTTCGTTAGCCGGAGCCAGGGCTTCCACCGCACCGGCGATAAAGTCGGCGATGACGGCATCGATGGCGATACCGGCACCGGCAACCAGGATACCGGTCTGACCGGTGGCGCGGAAATCGGCCTTCATACCGATATCACGCATCGCCGCTTCCAGCGCCAGCGAGGTGTACATCTTGCCGACGGAGCAGTCGGTGCCGACAGTAAGTACACGCTTACCGCTGCGCTTCTTGCCGCTGCCGACATCCAGTTTCGGACGCATATGACGGATATCGAACAACTCGACGCCATATTCCTGCGCCAGTGCCACCAGTTCCGGCTCATCCACCAGACGATGGTGCAGGCCGCTGGCCACATTCATACCGGCTTTGATGGCGCTACACACGGTTTCCAGCCAGTGCTGCGGCAGATAACCACCGGCGTTGGCGGTACCGAGCACCAGGGTTTTCGCCCCGCGCGCTTTGGCGGTGGCAATGTCGAGTTCTTCCAGACCAAGGCTAACGCTACAGCCCGGCAGTTTGATTTCGCCCACGCACTGCTCCGGACGCCAGACATGGATGCCGCGCGCGGTTTTTGCTGCCAGTGGATCGGTAACGTCGCCAAGAAACAATAAATAAGGTTGAGGGATCAGCATGATGTTCTCGTGTCAGACAGGTGAATAGGACCTGAGCTGACTATTTCATGCAGCGGGAAGGAGTGACGAATGCTTGTTTAGTTATAGGGTATAACCTGAGGCTATAGTCAGATCAAAATCTGATGACAGCAGCGGCAAAGTGGCGATTTCAGGGGAAAAATGAGGAGATAACGGGCGGGAGAGATAAGAAAATCATTGATAATCACCGGTCGATCCCTGACCGCGATTATCGAGGGTTGCGTGCGGGGTACTTAGTTTAAAGCACCCGGCGGTACGTGTTTGTAAGTTTCAACATAAGCACGAAACACGTATTTGAAGAACCGTTTCATAAAGCACCTGATTAAAAATAAGTTGAGAAATACTAAAAAAAGTATAGCCCCAGCTTGTTTTCTAAGCAAGAAACTTTGAAGTAGATCACAAAAACGAAGGTTTTAAGCAACTGCACAATCCGCTAATGACTAAAACCTTAACTGAACCAACCCATATGTTCCACCAGAATGGTGCAACCGATACAAATTAGGACAACGCCCCCCAACACTTCCGCCCATTTGCCCATCACCGGACCGATAAAGCGGCCAACCAGCACGCCTGTGGTCGCCATGATGGTGGTGGCAGCGCCGATGGTAAGGGCAGTCAGCACGATATTGACCTGTAAAAATGCCAGGCCAACACCCACCGCCAGCGCATCAAGGCTGGTCGCCACCGCGGTTAACGCCAGCACCATAAAACCGTGACGCTGTGGTGGTTCGCAAGGTTCACCGGCGGTCTGGCTGAAGCCAGCCATCATCATACGACCACCGAGTAACGTCAGCAGGCCGAATGCCAGCCAGTGGTCCCAGGCCATCACATAACGGCTGGCCGCCAGGCCAATTGCCCAACCAATCAGCGGGGTGAGCATTTCAATCACACCGAAAATCAGACCGGTGCGCAGCGCCTCTTTGAAATCCGGGCGATGCAGGGATGCGCCTTTGCCAAGTGCTGCGGCGAAGGCGTCCATCGACATACCAAAGGCCAGAATCAGGGTTGCGATAAATGTCATGATTTTTCAGTCAACGCAGACCAAAAGGCGAGAAAGCCTGAGGTTTGTCTGCATTTATTGTTCAGTAATGAAAAAGTGCGCGCAGTCTACCACGCAAAATCACCAAAAAAAAGACAGTAAAATCATGGATTTAAGTATAGCAAAGGCTATAACTCTTAACTCTCGCTAAAAATGTCGCTAAGTGAATGGAATAGAAGAAAATTATTGGGCTGACAACCCCGGGGATTGCACCCCGCCGGGCTTTGTGCGCTAATGCCCGCGCGATTTGCTGTGGAATTTTGCGATGAAAAATCCGTTAGAAACCCTGATTATCCCTGGCGGTATTCTGCTGCTGGGCTTTCTCTCTGCGCTGCTGCTGCCCGCACCGGCATTTAGCCTTGCGATGGCAAAGAGCCTGCAAACCCGGTTCCATTTGCAGGATCTTAATCAGCTTTACACCATTGTGTTTTGCCTGTGGTTTCTGCTGCTGGGCGCGGTTGAGTTTTTCGTTATTCGCTTCGTCTGGCGTCGCTGGTTCAGGCAGTAACCCCGGCCCATTGCGCCACTACCCCATCCAGATCGCGGTAGGCCTGGGCTAAACCGGCTTCACGGGCGGCCTGATCGGCAAACGCCAGCGGCTCCGCGTTAACAAATTGCGGAGCCTGGATGCCGATAAAGCCAAAGGCGGCGCGCAGCGCTGGCGTTAAGGCATCCATCCCTGCATAGGGTGAACCCGGTTGCAGGCTGGCTCCGCGCGTGGTGATAAACAGCGCTTTCTGGCGCGTGAGATTGCCAATCACATTTTGTTGTTCATCAAAGTGATAAGTCAGATTGGTGCGGATGATGGCATCAATATAGGCTTTAAACGCGGATGGCATACTCCAGTTGTACATCGGCATGGCGAACAATAAGGCATCGGCATTGAGCAGTTGCTCGCATAAGCGGTCCGAATCCGCCAGCACGGCCTTCATCCGTGGCGTGCGCTGGTCTTCTGGTGTGTAGGTCGCCTGGGCAAACTCCCCCGTGACATGACTCACCGGATGCTGCTCCAGATCGAGATAATCCACCTGCATCTCAGGCGAGTGCGCCTGCAAACGCTCGACAAAATAACGGCTCAGTGCGCGAGAGTTGGATTTGGCCCCTTTCGGGCTCACATCAACATGTAACAATTTCATGGCTAAGGTTCCTCATTGATGGCAATGAGGCGTACCTTAATCCTCACGATGGACCAGAAAAAGGCACAAGAATGCGCTTTTTTATTGGTCCATTCGCCGCTGATGGGCATCCACCAGCCATTTCAGTCGTTCGGCGCAGCGCGCAAACCCTTCACGCGGTAGCTGGGTGACCCCCAGCAGGAAACCGTATTGCCGCCCGGATTCGCGTTGATACCAGATCGATAACGGCGCAGGTGCCAGGCCGTAGGCCAGTGCCTCACGCGCGATTTGCTGGTCTGGCGTGCCTGCCGCTAAGCGGATAATCACCGCCAGCCCGGCGCGCTGCACATCAGGAAAATGCGGACGTAACGCGGCGACAATCCCCTCCAGCCTCTCATGGTAGACCCGCTTCATTCGGCGTAAATGGCGCAGGAAATGTCCCTCACGCAGAAATTCCGCCACCGCGTCATGCAGCAGCGCTGACGAGGCCGGAGCCAGCAAAGCGCTGGTATCGGCAAAACGCACGGCCAACGCTGGCGGCACCACCACAAAACCAAGACGCAGGCTGGGGCTGAGGGTTTTACTGAAGGTGCCGACGTGGATCACCCGCCCTTCGCTATCGATCGCCGCCAGCGCCGGAGCGGCACGGCTGCCCAGCTGCAACTCCCCCAGATAATCATCTTCAATAATCCAGCGTTGCTGGCTGCTGGCCCAGGCCAGTAATGCCTGACGGCGCGGCAGCGAGAGCGTAACGCCAAGGGGAGCCTGCTGCCCTGCCGTGACCAGCGCAAAGGCGGCATCAGGTGCGCGTGCCATGCCCTCTGTCACCTGCAACCCCTCGTCATCGACGGGAATACCCACCGGCGTCACATGCATCTGCTGCAACGCGGCGCGCGCCAGCATAAAGCCAGGTTCTTCCATCCATGCCTGCTGGCCGTGCAAGCCGAGCGCCAGCGCGATCAACCCAAGCGCGCCCGCATAGCCGTTGGTGATAAGGATCTGGCTCGCCTGGCATTGAATACCGCGCGCCACCGCCAGATAGCCCACCAGTGCCTGCCGCAGCGCCAGGCTGCCGCGCGGATCGGGATAGCCACGCGACTGACTGGCCTGTTGTCGCGCCTGACGTTGCAGGACGCGCGTCCAGACCTTAGCAGGGAAGGCGTCGCTGGCGGGCACGCCCATCTGGAAAGTGAGTGGCGGGGTGTCAAAGTCATAGATCATATCCAGCAGTGGCGATCCCGCTGCCGTTATTGGTGCACGCGGCGGCTGGGTCAGCGCTGCCGCTGCAACGAAGGTTCCCGCCGCCCCTTTCGCCACCAGCAGCTGGCTATCGACCAGCATGTCATAGGCACGACGCACCGTGCCACGCGCCACACCCAGCTGCGCCGCCAAATCGCGGCAGGAAGGCAATCGGGTCCCTGCCGTCAGTTGCCCGTCGGCAATCGCGCTGCTGATGACCTGCCGCAGCTGTTCACTTAAACCACGCGTATCCGCGCGATCCAGCGTCAGCGCCAATGGGCCACTGTTTTTGTCATTTTTTGGCACTTTTGCTGCTCCATAAGGCGATGAACAATGCACCTGCCAACCATAACTGATTGAGGTAAGGAAAATGAGCCAGCGTATCGATTTTTACAGTGCCGCCCCTGGGGCAATGAAAGCCTTAGGTGGCGTTTATAGTTACCTGTCGCAGACTGACCTGTCGCACAGCCTGCTGGAACTGGTTTTTCTGCGGGTTTCACAGATCAACGGTTGTGCCTACTGCATCGACATGCATACCCAGGCGCTGCATAAAGCAGACATGCCGTGGCATAAAATTGTGTTAACCCAGGTATGGCATGAGTCAGGCGCGTTGTTTGATGCGCGTGAGCAGGCGGCTCTGGCATGGGCAGAGAGTCTGACGCTGATTTCCAGCCGGGGCGCGCCGGATGCGCTGTTTGCCCAGGTTCAGGCGGTATTTAGCGATAAGGAAATTGTTGATCTCAACGTAGCGATCGGCCTGATGAACACCTATAACCGGCTGGCGATCAGTCTGAAAAAGTTGCCCGACAGTGCACCGCGTGATTGAAAAATCTTCTGACGGGCGCGTCACTGCGCGCCCAGATTTGCTACCACACAAATGTAACATTATTTTTACACAATACGGCGAAATATTGCGCAACATAAAAACCGCATAAAAAATCAAATTTTGTTAAATTCATAATTTTCAATTAGTTAATGTTAACTATTTTGTGTTAGCCACTTTCTGATCTGTACAACCCACTCACAATGTCGCAACATTACCCTTCTCGTAACCACCTGATTAGGGGATAAAAATCCCTTATGACAAGCGGGTTGAACTGATTAATTCTTATGCTGAATCATTTCTGCATTTAAAAAATAAACAAACGTTTAATTCCGATACGAGAATGTTATATTCGAATGACTATGCATAACGTGCAGTTAACCGTTAGCACCCCCACGACTTAACCTGAGTCTTAACCTTTGAGAAACAGTACGACGCGCTCGAAAGAAGCGTGACTGTTTCGCCTGCGAACCTGTTGAACTTCAGGTCAACAGAGAGAGGAGATGTCGCCTCATGAGCAAAACTGC includes these proteins:
- a CDS encoding carboxymuconolactone decarboxylase family protein, whose protein sequence is MSQRIDFYSAAPGAMKALGGVYSYLSQTDLSHSLLELVFLRVSQINGCAYCIDMHTQALHKADMPWHKIVLTQVWHESGALFDAREQAALAWAESLTLISSRGAPDALFAQVQAVFSDKEIVDLNVAIGLMNTYNRLAISLKKLPDSAPRD
- a CDS encoding FMN-dependent NADH-azoreductase — encoded protein: MKLLHVDVSPKGAKSNSRALSRYFVERLQAHSPEMQVDYLDLEQHPVSHVTGEFAQATYTPEDQRTPRMKAVLADSDRLCEQLLNADALLFAMPMYNWSMPSAFKAYIDAIIRTNLTYHFDEQQNVIGNLTRQKALFITTRGASLQPGSPYAGMDALTPALRAAFGFIGIQAPQFVNAEPLAFADQAAREAGLAQAYRDLDGVVAQWAGVTA
- the dgcN gene encoding N-acetyltransferase DgcN, yielding MLIPQPYLLFLGDVTDPLAAKTARGIHVWRPEQCVGEIKLPGCSVSLGLEELDIATAKARGAKTLVLGTANAGGYLPQHWLETVCSAIKAGMNVASGLHHRLVDEPELVALAQEYGVELFDIRHMRPKLDVGSGKKRSGKRVLTVGTDCSVGKMYTSLALEAAMRDIGMKADFRATGQTGILVAGAGIAIDAVIADFIAGAVEALAPANEDDHWDIVEGQGSLFHPSYAGVSMGLIHGAQPHWLVMCHEMGRPHMRHLPHQPMVSLKDCVDANFRAAAVTSDSVQLAGFAINTSNYSEEEARAYCAEVSAEFGVPATDPVRFGIADIAALLKERG
- the mntP gene encoding manganese efflux pump MntP, translating into MTFIATLILAFGMSMDAFAAALGKGASLHRPDFKEALRTGLIFGVIEMLTPLIGWAIGLAASRYVMAWDHWLAFGLLTLLGGRMMMAGFSQTAGEPCEPPQRHGFMVLALTAVATSLDALAVGVGLAFLQVNIVLTALTIGAATTIMATTGVLVGRFIGPVMGKWAEVLGGVVLICIGCTILVEHMGWFS
- a CDS encoding DUF1158 domain-containing protein, whose translation is MKNPLETLIIPGGILLLGFLSALLLPAPAFSLAMAKSLQTRFHLQDLNQLYTIVFCLWFLLLGAVEFFVIRFVWRRWFRQ
- a CDS encoding PLP-dependent aminotransferase family protein → MPKNDKNSGPLALTLDRADTRGLSEQLRQVISSAIADGQLTAGTRLPSCRDLAAQLGVARGTVRRAYDMLVDSQLLVAKGAAGTFVAAAALTQPPRAPITAAGSPLLDMIYDFDTPPLTFQMGVPASDAFPAKVWTRVLQRQARQQASQSRGYPDPRGSLALRQALVGYLAVARGIQCQASQILITNGYAGALGLIALALGLHGQQAWMEEPGFMLARAALQQMHVTPVGIPVDDEGLQVTEGMARAPDAAFALVTAGQQAPLGVTLSLPRRQALLAWASSQQRWIIEDDYLGELQLGSRAAPALAAIDSEGRVIHVGTFSKTLSPSLRLGFVVVPPALAVRFADTSALLAPASSALLHDAVAEFLREGHFLRHLRRMKRVYHERLEGIVAALRPHFPDVQRAGLAVIIRLAAGTPDQQIAREALAYGLAPAPLSIWYQRESGRQYGFLLGVTQLPREGFARCAERLKWLVDAHQRRMDQ
- the dgcA gene encoding N-acetyl-D-Glu racemase DgcA; its protein translation is MRRMQIEVLELPLARPFAISRGTRTAVTVIRVTLEQNGFIGRGECTPTPRYDETPESVNAELEALRADIEAGLSRVDLQTRLHAGSARNALDCALWRLDAALAKQSFWHLTQQEQPISVITAETLSLDSVANMAAAAEDAVSRGAILLKIKLNREDILEKVAAIRAAAPHATLIIDANEAWSGVDLHSLLNALLPFNIAMVEQPLPAGQDQDLQRFTHPIPVCADESCHTREDIAQLRNRYEMINIKLDKCGGLTEALAMVEEAQKLDMRLMVGCMLGSSLAMEAALPVAIAAEHIDLDGPIWLAADSSPFLSYSQGRIWL